Proteins encoded in a region of the Dreissena polymorpha isolate Duluth1 chromosome 6, UMN_Dpol_1.0, whole genome shotgun sequence genome:
- the LOC127833882 gene encoding FK506-binding protein 5-like isoform X3, which translates to MSRLILDGRSFKVGIMADIAALKELEREIEQFRNLPPPPGELKLIDAFSKQQKQRFNEAAIVIAKVNQYADSILLKIDELKNTIPQQKKIMQQAIEDIIRSIKVRSTSTFNSTFHGHDDPIRHTLTFPALNTSKVEGKNKNTSLDDNLEKLQTVRALEEVAKGMEDNRLRDLIQETEDKLGKVKKGGILTQQDIDDLNGCVDSWKKANAMSYAAEKEQKRHEEETRRKAAEEEKRQVERERKRKQEEDRKKKEEQERKKREEEERKRIEEEEKQKREEEERRRKEEERKKHLEEERQRKEDEVKRRREAEEQRRKEEEERKLLEEKKRLEEEARKRDEEEHLRQEEERKRKEEEDDRKRKAEDERLRLEEERKKKREEERQRRIREEAERERKRKEEEERARRLDPNNWKPLIFERPCDEVEGKRPYHDGLCCMLASPSNEITQDSVQCSASDELDDIIQTLDEDERPTSSSINVQTNSNSIATECPSRVYVPHNPISSASEELVIKYSINGSDWHTSEVLRPTQQIENIEVVNKTMDLDDSTVVSDLFSDVISLGPLITIVCESAPQKDLEVDITRPASGHGIRQRSTRHHLIMSRGKVWTPAEREYKDTSNVVVSVKLPANRERYTIVEVELPTTSPKENAMKLAESFHTQSIQTIVHVVLRQNETNPQNAKIVVVQPHALKQQLQRLSNDGFSLGPDANNILSLKEGQRLSLSSRGNVQITDAENGTVTFTFYKYMNKINKTLKLQAKDIYLQRNLPEYNGLLEFIIDNGTEIPNKKIEFTVHLPKIDAPRGGREMHRIRFPYYLTCLAGYLSKCICEKQPENWQDIVGCFIDKTQLKSLIRVAKRRISEVDQRTLCRNVLHDWMKQTTKQDDKVQIILEGLYCHRHTDIYENCKQFVRYQKETMADKTLAGLASSVTLPPDEVASVLNIQPEMLQAIKADYIGDDLILQMLTEWRESDDAINLGHDAFEELRKLMSN; encoded by the exons ATGTCAAGACTGATACTTGACGGTCGTT CTTTTAAGGTCGGAATTATGGCGGATATTGCAGCACTTAAAGAACTGGAGCGAGAAATTGAACAATTCAGGAATCTACCTCCGCCACCTGGTGAACTGAAGCTTATTGACGCCTTTAGTAAACAACAGAAAC AGCGGTTCAATGAAGCAGCAATAGTCATTGCAAAAGTCAATCAGTACGCGGACTCTATCTTGCTAAAGATAGATGAGCTTAAGAATACAATTCCTCAACAGAAGAAGATCATGCAGCAAGCAATCGAAGACATAATTAGATCGATTAAAG TACGGTCTACCTCCACCTTTAATTCCACATTTCATGGTCATGATGATCCAATACGACATACACTGACTTTTCCTGCTTTGAACACGTCAAAAGTCGAgggtaaaaataaaaacacatccCTTGATGATAACTTGGAGAAACTGCAAACAGTTCGGGCTTTAGAAGAAGTGGCTAAAGGCATGGAGGATAATCGCCTTCGTGATCTTATACAAGAGACCGAAGATAAGCTGGGCAAAGTAAAAAAAGGTGGCATTCTTACACAACAGGATATCGATGATTTAAACG GATGTGTCGATAGTTGGAAAAAAGCAAATGCAATGAGTTATGCTGCCGAGAAAGAGCAAAAGCGACACGAAGAAGAAACACGACGGAAA GCGGCAGAGGAAGAAAAGAGACAGGTGGAAAGAGAAAGAAAACGAAAACAAGAAGAGGACagaaagaaaaaagaagaacaagaaaGGAAGAAACGTGAAGAAGAAGAAAGGAAACGaatagaagaagaagaaaaacagAAACGTGAAGAAGAAGAACGCAGACGAAAAGAAGAAGAAAGAAAGAAACATTTAGAAGAAGAGCGACAACGAAAAGAAGATGAAGTAAAAAGGAGACGTGAAGCTGAAGAACAAAGacgaaaagaagaagaagaacgaAAATTATTAGAAGAAAAGAAGCGCTTGGAAGAGGAAGCAAGAAAACGAGACGAAGAAGAACACTTGCGTCAAGAAGAAGAGCGAAAAAGAAAAGAAGAAGAGGATGACCGGAAACGA aAAGCTGAGGATGAACGTCTTCGTTTAGAAGAAGAGCGAAAGAAGAAAAGAGAGGAGGAGAGGCAACGCAGAATTAGAGAGGAGGCGGAACGAGAAAGGAAACGAAAAGAGGAGGAAGAAAGAGCAAGGCGATTAGATCCAAACAACTGGAAACCACTGAT attCGAGCGACCATGCGATGAGGTCGAAGGCAAAAGACCATATCACGACGGTCTATGCTGTATGTTAGCGTCTCCTTCGAATGAAATAACTCAAGATAGTGTTCAGTGCTCAGCGTCTGATGAGCTCGATGACATCATTCAAACACTAGACGAAGATGAAAGACCTACAAGTTCAAGTATTAATGTTCAAACAAATTCGAATTCAATTGCAACTGAG TGTCCGTCACGTGTTTATGTGCCGCACAATCCAATCTCTAGCGCTTCCGAGGAACTCGtcattaaatattcaataaatggAAGTGACTGGCACACATCTGAAGTTCTGAGACCAACACAACAGATAGAGAATATAGAG GTGGTAAATAAAACAATGGATCTAGATGACAGTACAGTTGTATCTGATCTTTTTTCTGATGTCATTTCGCTTGGACCATTGATTACCATTGTTTGTGAATCAGCCCCCCAAAAAGACCTTGAAGTAGATATCACCAGGCCAGCATCGGGACATG GCATTCGACAAAGAAGCACTCGTCACCATCTTATCATGTCACGTGGTAAAGTGTGGACTCCCGCTGAACGAGAATACAAAGACACAAGTAACGTCGTCGTTTCAGTTAAACTTCCAGCAAACAGAGAAAGATATAC CATCGTGGAAGTAGAGCTCCCTACTACGTCTCCCAAGGAGAATGCAATGAAGTTAGCCGAATCCTTTCATACTCAGAGTATCCAAACAATTGTGCACGTGGTATTGAGACAAAACGAAACGAATCCTCAGAATGCAAAGATTGTGGTCGTACAACCACATGCATTAAAACAGCAATTGCAACGTCTGAGCAATGATGGCTTTTCTCTTG GACCAGATGCAAACAACATACTTAGTTTGAAAGAAGGTCAACGTCTGTCTTTGTCCAGTCGAGGAAACGTCCAAATTACAGATGCCGAAAATGGAACa GTAACATTTACGTTCTATAAGTACATGAACAAGATAAATAAGACATTGAAGCTGCAAGCAAAAGACATCTACCTACAACGAAATCTTCCAGAGTACAACGGACTTCTTGAGTTTATTATTGACAACGGCACCGAAATCCCAAACAAGAAAATAGAATTTACAGTCCATCTTCCAAAG ATTGATGCCCCTAGAGGTGGGAGAGAAATGCATAGGATTCGATTTCCTTATTATT TGACCTGTCTCGCTGGATATCTGTCAAAATGCATCTGCGAGAAACAACCCGAAAATTGGCAGGATATTGTGGGTTGCTTTATCGATAAAACTCAGCTCAAGTCCTTGATCCGCGTTGCTAAGAGACGGATATCGGAAGTCGATCAGCGTACATTATGCAGAAATGTTCTCCATGATTGGATGAAGCAGACCACGAAACAAGATGACAAG GTTCAGATTATTCTCGAAGGATTGTACTGCCATCGCCATACTGACATTTATGAGAATTGCAAACAGTTCGTTAGATATCAAAAAG AGACAATGGCGGACAAGACTCTTGCTGGCCTTGCATCGTCCGTAACATTGCCACCAGACGAGGTGGCGTCTGTTCTGAACATTCAACCGGAGATGTTGCAGGCGATAAAAGCAGACTACATAGGAGACGACCTTATTTTGCAGATGCTGACGGAGTGGAGAGAATCGGACGATGCCATTAATTTGGGACACGATGCTTTCGAAGAGCTTCGAAAGCTTATGTCAAATTAA
- the LOC127833882 gene encoding FK506-binding protein 5-like isoform X1, which yields MSRLILDGRSFKVGIMADIAALKELEREIEQFRNLPPPPGELKLIDAFSKQQKQRFNEAAIVIAKVNQYADSILLKIDELKNTIPQQKKIMQQAIEDIIRSIKVRSTSTFNSTFHGHDDPIRHTLTFPALNTSKVEGKNKNTSLDDNLEKLQTVRALEEVAKGMEDNRLRDLIQETEDKLGKVKKGGILTQQDIDDLNGCVDSWKKANAMSYAAEKEQKRHEEETRRKAAEEEKRQVERERKRKQEEDRKKKEEQERKKREEEERKRIEEEEKQKREEEERRRKEEERKKHLEEERQRKEDEVKRRREAEEQRRKEEEERKLLEEKKRLEEEARKRDEEEHLRQEEERKRKEEEDDRKRKAEDERLRLEEERKKKREEERQRRIREEAERERKRKEEEERARRLDPNNWKPLIFERPCDEVEGKRPYHDGLCCMLASPSNEITQDSVQCSASDELDDIIQTLDEDERPTSSSINVQTNSNSIATECPSRVYVPHNPISSASEELVIKYSINGSDWHTSEVLRPTQQIENIEDYATTNLIGFEANNFDKLKIMVVSRQKSQNVIIDKAGLTVTSTADKNVKLYTPRDAFTTRTNVRLSVVNKTMDLDDSTVVSDLFSDVISLGPLITIVCESAPQKDLEVDITRPASGHGIRQRSTRHHLIMSRGKVWTPAEREYKDTSNVVVSVKLPANRERYTIVEVELPTTSPKENAMKLAESFHTQSIQTIVHVVLRQNETNPQNAKIVVVQPHALKQQLQRLSNDGFSLGPDANNILSLKEGQRLSLSSRGNVQITDAENGTVTFTFYKYMNKINKTLKLQAKDIYLQRNLPEYNGLLEFIIDNGTEIPNKKIEFTVHLPKIDAPRGGREMHRIRFPYYLTCLAGYLSKCICEKQPENWQDIVGCFIDKTQLKSLIRVAKRRISEVDQRTLCRNVLHDWMKQTTKQDDKVQIILEGLYCHRHTDIYENCKQFVRYQKETMADKTLAGLASSVTLPPDEVASVLNIQPEMLQAIKADYIGDDLILQMLTEWRESDDAINLGHDAFEELRKLMSN from the exons ATGTCAAGACTGATACTTGACGGTCGTT CTTTTAAGGTCGGAATTATGGCGGATATTGCAGCACTTAAAGAACTGGAGCGAGAAATTGAACAATTCAGGAATCTACCTCCGCCACCTGGTGAACTGAAGCTTATTGACGCCTTTAGTAAACAACAGAAAC AGCGGTTCAATGAAGCAGCAATAGTCATTGCAAAAGTCAATCAGTACGCGGACTCTATCTTGCTAAAGATAGATGAGCTTAAGAATACAATTCCTCAACAGAAGAAGATCATGCAGCAAGCAATCGAAGACATAATTAGATCGATTAAAG TACGGTCTACCTCCACCTTTAATTCCACATTTCATGGTCATGATGATCCAATACGACATACACTGACTTTTCCTGCTTTGAACACGTCAAAAGTCGAgggtaaaaataaaaacacatccCTTGATGATAACTTGGAGAAACTGCAAACAGTTCGGGCTTTAGAAGAAGTGGCTAAAGGCATGGAGGATAATCGCCTTCGTGATCTTATACAAGAGACCGAAGATAAGCTGGGCAAAGTAAAAAAAGGTGGCATTCTTACACAACAGGATATCGATGATTTAAACG GATGTGTCGATAGTTGGAAAAAAGCAAATGCAATGAGTTATGCTGCCGAGAAAGAGCAAAAGCGACACGAAGAAGAAACACGACGGAAA GCGGCAGAGGAAGAAAAGAGACAGGTGGAAAGAGAAAGAAAACGAAAACAAGAAGAGGACagaaagaaaaaagaagaacaagaaaGGAAGAAACGTGAAGAAGAAGAAAGGAAACGaatagaagaagaagaaaaacagAAACGTGAAGAAGAAGAACGCAGACGAAAAGAAGAAGAAAGAAAGAAACATTTAGAAGAAGAGCGACAACGAAAAGAAGATGAAGTAAAAAGGAGACGTGAAGCTGAAGAACAAAGacgaaaagaagaagaagaacgaAAATTATTAGAAGAAAAGAAGCGCTTGGAAGAGGAAGCAAGAAAACGAGACGAAGAAGAACACTTGCGTCAAGAAGAAGAGCGAAAAAGAAAAGAAGAAGAGGATGACCGGAAACGA aAAGCTGAGGATGAACGTCTTCGTTTAGAAGAAGAGCGAAAGAAGAAAAGAGAGGAGGAGAGGCAACGCAGAATTAGAGAGGAGGCGGAACGAGAAAGGAAACGAAAAGAGGAGGAAGAAAGAGCAAGGCGATTAGATCCAAACAACTGGAAACCACTGAT attCGAGCGACCATGCGATGAGGTCGAAGGCAAAAGACCATATCACGACGGTCTATGCTGTATGTTAGCGTCTCCTTCGAATGAAATAACTCAAGATAGTGTTCAGTGCTCAGCGTCTGATGAGCTCGATGACATCATTCAAACACTAGACGAAGATGAAAGACCTACAAGTTCAAGTATTAATGTTCAAACAAATTCGAATTCAATTGCAACTGAG TGTCCGTCACGTGTTTATGTGCCGCACAATCCAATCTCTAGCGCTTCCGAGGAACTCGtcattaaatattcaataaatggAAGTGACTGGCACACATCTGAAGTTCTGAGACCAACACAACAGATAGAGAATATAGAG GATTATGCTACGACAAACCTTATCGGATTTGAAGCCAATAACTTTGATAAACTTAAGATAATGGTTGTATCTAGACAAAAAAGTCAAAATGTTATAATAGATAAAGCTGGTCTTACCGTAACTTCAACTGCTGACAAAAATGTGAAACTCTATACACCAAGAGATGCTTTTACTACAAGAACGAACGTTCGACTATCG GTGGTAAATAAAACAATGGATCTAGATGACAGTACAGTTGTATCTGATCTTTTTTCTGATGTCATTTCGCTTGGACCATTGATTACCATTGTTTGTGAATCAGCCCCCCAAAAAGACCTTGAAGTAGATATCACCAGGCCAGCATCGGGACATG GCATTCGACAAAGAAGCACTCGTCACCATCTTATCATGTCACGTGGTAAAGTGTGGACTCCCGCTGAACGAGAATACAAAGACACAAGTAACGTCGTCGTTTCAGTTAAACTTCCAGCAAACAGAGAAAGATATAC CATCGTGGAAGTAGAGCTCCCTACTACGTCTCCCAAGGAGAATGCAATGAAGTTAGCCGAATCCTTTCATACTCAGAGTATCCAAACAATTGTGCACGTGGTATTGAGACAAAACGAAACGAATCCTCAGAATGCAAAGATTGTGGTCGTACAACCACATGCATTAAAACAGCAATTGCAACGTCTGAGCAATGATGGCTTTTCTCTTG GACCAGATGCAAACAACATACTTAGTTTGAAAGAAGGTCAACGTCTGTCTTTGTCCAGTCGAGGAAACGTCCAAATTACAGATGCCGAAAATGGAACa GTAACATTTACGTTCTATAAGTACATGAACAAGATAAATAAGACATTGAAGCTGCAAGCAAAAGACATCTACCTACAACGAAATCTTCCAGAGTACAACGGACTTCTTGAGTTTATTATTGACAACGGCACCGAAATCCCAAACAAGAAAATAGAATTTACAGTCCATCTTCCAAAG ATTGATGCCCCTAGAGGTGGGAGAGAAATGCATAGGATTCGATTTCCTTATTATT TGACCTGTCTCGCTGGATATCTGTCAAAATGCATCTGCGAGAAACAACCCGAAAATTGGCAGGATATTGTGGGTTGCTTTATCGATAAAACTCAGCTCAAGTCCTTGATCCGCGTTGCTAAGAGACGGATATCGGAAGTCGATCAGCGTACATTATGCAGAAATGTTCTCCATGATTGGATGAAGCAGACCACGAAACAAGATGACAAG GTTCAGATTATTCTCGAAGGATTGTACTGCCATCGCCATACTGACATTTATGAGAATTGCAAACAGTTCGTTAGATATCAAAAAG AGACAATGGCGGACAAGACTCTTGCTGGCCTTGCATCGTCCGTAACATTGCCACCAGACGAGGTGGCGTCTGTTCTGAACATTCAACCGGAGATGTTGCAGGCGATAAAAGCAGACTACATAGGAGACGACCTTATTTTGCAGATGCTGACGGAGTGGAGAGAATCGGACGATGCCATTAATTTGGGACACGATGCTTTCGAAGAGCTTCGAAAGCTTATGTCAAATTAA
- the LOC127833882 gene encoding FK506-binding protein 5-like isoform X2 — protein MADIAALKELEREIEQFRNLPPPPGELKLIDAFSKQQKQRFNEAAIVIAKVNQYADSILLKIDELKNTIPQQKKIMQQAIEDIIRSIKVRSTSTFNSTFHGHDDPIRHTLTFPALNTSKVEGKNKNTSLDDNLEKLQTVRALEEVAKGMEDNRLRDLIQETEDKLGKVKKGGILTQQDIDDLNGCVDSWKKANAMSYAAEKEQKRHEEETRRKAAEEEKRQVERERKRKQEEDRKKKEEQERKKREEEERKRIEEEEKQKREEEERRRKEEERKKHLEEERQRKEDEVKRRREAEEQRRKEEEERKLLEEKKRLEEEARKRDEEEHLRQEEERKRKEEEDDRKRKAEDERLRLEEERKKKREEERQRRIREEAERERKRKEEEERARRLDPNNWKPLIFERPCDEVEGKRPYHDGLCCMLASPSNEITQDSVQCSASDELDDIIQTLDEDERPTSSSINVQTNSNSIATECPSRVYVPHNPISSASEELVIKYSINGSDWHTSEVLRPTQQIENIEDYATTNLIGFEANNFDKLKIMVVSRQKSQNVIIDKAGLTVTSTADKNVKLYTPRDAFTTRTNVRLSVVNKTMDLDDSTVVSDLFSDVISLGPLITIVCESAPQKDLEVDITRPASGHGIRQRSTRHHLIMSRGKVWTPAEREYKDTSNVVVSVKLPANRERYTIVEVELPTTSPKENAMKLAESFHTQSIQTIVHVVLRQNETNPQNAKIVVVQPHALKQQLQRLSNDGFSLGPDANNILSLKEGQRLSLSSRGNVQITDAENGTVTFTFYKYMNKINKTLKLQAKDIYLQRNLPEYNGLLEFIIDNGTEIPNKKIEFTVHLPKIDAPRGGREMHRIRFPYYLTCLAGYLSKCICEKQPENWQDIVGCFIDKTQLKSLIRVAKRRISEVDQRTLCRNVLHDWMKQTTKQDDKVQIILEGLYCHRHTDIYENCKQFVRYQKETMADKTLAGLASSVTLPPDEVASVLNIQPEMLQAIKADYIGDDLILQMLTEWRESDDAINLGHDAFEELRKLMSN, from the exons ATGGCGGATATTGCAGCACTTAAAGAACTGGAGCGAGAAATTGAACAATTCAGGAATCTACCTCCGCCACCTGGTGAACTGAAGCTTATTGACGCCTTTAGTAAACAACAGAAAC AGCGGTTCAATGAAGCAGCAATAGTCATTGCAAAAGTCAATCAGTACGCGGACTCTATCTTGCTAAAGATAGATGAGCTTAAGAATACAATTCCTCAACAGAAGAAGATCATGCAGCAAGCAATCGAAGACATAATTAGATCGATTAAAG TACGGTCTACCTCCACCTTTAATTCCACATTTCATGGTCATGATGATCCAATACGACATACACTGACTTTTCCTGCTTTGAACACGTCAAAAGTCGAgggtaaaaataaaaacacatccCTTGATGATAACTTGGAGAAACTGCAAACAGTTCGGGCTTTAGAAGAAGTGGCTAAAGGCATGGAGGATAATCGCCTTCGTGATCTTATACAAGAGACCGAAGATAAGCTGGGCAAAGTAAAAAAAGGTGGCATTCTTACACAACAGGATATCGATGATTTAAACG GATGTGTCGATAGTTGGAAAAAAGCAAATGCAATGAGTTATGCTGCCGAGAAAGAGCAAAAGCGACACGAAGAAGAAACACGACGGAAA GCGGCAGAGGAAGAAAAGAGACAGGTGGAAAGAGAAAGAAAACGAAAACAAGAAGAGGACagaaagaaaaaagaagaacaagaaaGGAAGAAACGTGAAGAAGAAGAAAGGAAACGaatagaagaagaagaaaaacagAAACGTGAAGAAGAAGAACGCAGACGAAAAGAAGAAGAAAGAAAGAAACATTTAGAAGAAGAGCGACAACGAAAAGAAGATGAAGTAAAAAGGAGACGTGAAGCTGAAGAACAAAGacgaaaagaagaagaagaacgaAAATTATTAGAAGAAAAGAAGCGCTTGGAAGAGGAAGCAAGAAAACGAGACGAAGAAGAACACTTGCGTCAAGAAGAAGAGCGAAAAAGAAAAGAAGAAGAGGATGACCGGAAACGA aAAGCTGAGGATGAACGTCTTCGTTTAGAAGAAGAGCGAAAGAAGAAAAGAGAGGAGGAGAGGCAACGCAGAATTAGAGAGGAGGCGGAACGAGAAAGGAAACGAAAAGAGGAGGAAGAAAGAGCAAGGCGATTAGATCCAAACAACTGGAAACCACTGAT attCGAGCGACCATGCGATGAGGTCGAAGGCAAAAGACCATATCACGACGGTCTATGCTGTATGTTAGCGTCTCCTTCGAATGAAATAACTCAAGATAGTGTTCAGTGCTCAGCGTCTGATGAGCTCGATGACATCATTCAAACACTAGACGAAGATGAAAGACCTACAAGTTCAAGTATTAATGTTCAAACAAATTCGAATTCAATTGCAACTGAG TGTCCGTCACGTGTTTATGTGCCGCACAATCCAATCTCTAGCGCTTCCGAGGAACTCGtcattaaatattcaataaatggAAGTGACTGGCACACATCTGAAGTTCTGAGACCAACACAACAGATAGAGAATATAGAG GATTATGCTACGACAAACCTTATCGGATTTGAAGCCAATAACTTTGATAAACTTAAGATAATGGTTGTATCTAGACAAAAAAGTCAAAATGTTATAATAGATAAAGCTGGTCTTACCGTAACTTCAACTGCTGACAAAAATGTGAAACTCTATACACCAAGAGATGCTTTTACTACAAGAACGAACGTTCGACTATCG GTGGTAAATAAAACAATGGATCTAGATGACAGTACAGTTGTATCTGATCTTTTTTCTGATGTCATTTCGCTTGGACCATTGATTACCATTGTTTGTGAATCAGCCCCCCAAAAAGACCTTGAAGTAGATATCACCAGGCCAGCATCGGGACATG GCATTCGACAAAGAAGCACTCGTCACCATCTTATCATGTCACGTGGTAAAGTGTGGACTCCCGCTGAACGAGAATACAAAGACACAAGTAACGTCGTCGTTTCAGTTAAACTTCCAGCAAACAGAGAAAGATATAC CATCGTGGAAGTAGAGCTCCCTACTACGTCTCCCAAGGAGAATGCAATGAAGTTAGCCGAATCCTTTCATACTCAGAGTATCCAAACAATTGTGCACGTGGTATTGAGACAAAACGAAACGAATCCTCAGAATGCAAAGATTGTGGTCGTACAACCACATGCATTAAAACAGCAATTGCAACGTCTGAGCAATGATGGCTTTTCTCTTG GACCAGATGCAAACAACATACTTAGTTTGAAAGAAGGTCAACGTCTGTCTTTGTCCAGTCGAGGAAACGTCCAAATTACAGATGCCGAAAATGGAACa GTAACATTTACGTTCTATAAGTACATGAACAAGATAAATAAGACATTGAAGCTGCAAGCAAAAGACATCTACCTACAACGAAATCTTCCAGAGTACAACGGACTTCTTGAGTTTATTATTGACAACGGCACCGAAATCCCAAACAAGAAAATAGAATTTACAGTCCATCTTCCAAAG ATTGATGCCCCTAGAGGTGGGAGAGAAATGCATAGGATTCGATTTCCTTATTATT TGACCTGTCTCGCTGGATATCTGTCAAAATGCATCTGCGAGAAACAACCCGAAAATTGGCAGGATATTGTGGGTTGCTTTATCGATAAAACTCAGCTCAAGTCCTTGATCCGCGTTGCTAAGAGACGGATATCGGAAGTCGATCAGCGTACATTATGCAGAAATGTTCTCCATGATTGGATGAAGCAGACCACGAAACAAGATGACAAG GTTCAGATTATTCTCGAAGGATTGTACTGCCATCGCCATACTGACATTTATGAGAATTGCAAACAGTTCGTTAGATATCAAAAAG AGACAATGGCGGACAAGACTCTTGCTGGCCTTGCATCGTCCGTAACATTGCCACCAGACGAGGTGGCGTCTGTTCTGAACATTCAACCGGAGATGTTGCAGGCGATAAAAGCAGACTACATAGGAGACGACCTTATTTTGCAGATGCTGACGGAGTGGAGAGAATCGGACGATGCCATTAATTTGGGACACGATGCTTTCGAAGAGCTTCGAAAGCTTATGTCAAATTAA